One genomic segment of Flagellimonas marinaquae includes these proteins:
- the trpB gene encoding tryptophan synthase subunit beta has product MKSYHADEKGYYGEFGGAFIPEMLYPNCEELRQNYLRIMEEPSFKEEFQQLLRDYVGRPTPLYFAKRLSQKYNTKIYLKREDLCHTGAHKVNNTIGQILMAKKLGKNRIIAETGAGQHGVATATVCALMGIKCVVYMGEIDIARQAPNVARMKMLGAEVRPATSGSKTLKDATNEAIRDWINNPVDTHYIIGSVVGPHPYPDMVARFQSVISEEIKKQLQEKESRENPDYVVACVGGGSNAAGAFYHYLDTPEVGIITVEAAGKGIDSGESAATSALGKVGIIHGSKTLLMQTQDGQITEPYSISAGLDYPGVGPMHAHLYASGRGEFISITDDDAMKAGLELCKLEGIIPAIETSHALAIFEERKFNPDDVVVVNLSGRGDKDLQNYIDYFRL; this is encoded by the coding sequence ATGAAAAGTTATCATGCAGATGAAAAGGGATACTACGGTGAGTTTGGGGGAGCATTTATTCCCGAAATGCTATACCCCAACTGTGAGGAGCTTCGGCAAAACTACCTCCGCATAATGGAGGAGCCTTCTTTTAAAGAAGAGTTCCAACAATTGTTACGGGATTATGTGGGTCGGCCCACACCACTGTATTTTGCCAAACGTCTATCCCAAAAATACAATACCAAAATCTATCTAAAACGCGAAGACCTTTGCCATACCGGTGCCCATAAGGTAAACAATACCATTGGCCAGATATTAATGGCAAAAAAATTGGGCAAAAACCGGATCATTGCAGAAACAGGTGCGGGTCAACATGGAGTGGCCACAGCTACGGTTTGTGCATTAATGGGGATCAAATGTGTGGTGTATATGGGGGAAATCGATATTGCCCGCCAAGCACCCAATGTAGCTAGAATGAAAATGTTGGGAGCCGAGGTAAGACCTGCCACATCGGGCAGTAAAACATTAAAGGACGCCACCAACGAAGCCATTCGCGATTGGATAAACAACCCCGTGGACACCCATTACATTATTGGATCGGTCGTAGGTCCCCATCCCTACCCCGACATGGTGGCGCGTTTCCAATCGGTAATTTCGGAAGAGATTAAAAAACAGTTACAAGAAAAAGAAAGTCGGGAAAATCCTGACTACGTTGTGGCCTGTGTCGGTGGGGGAAGTAATGCAGCCGGTGCTTTTTATCATTACTTGGACACCCCAGAGGTGGGCATTATTACAGTTGAGGCCGCTGGTAAGGGAATTGATTCCGGTGAGAGTGCCGCTACTTCCGCTTTGGGAAAAGTGGGCATTATACACGGCAGTAAAACCTTATTGATGCAAACGCAAGATGGACAGATTACCGAACCCTACTCCATTTCCGCAGGATTGGATTACCCTGGTGTAGGCCCTATGCACGCCCATTTGTACGCATCGGGCCGTGGAGAGTTCATTTCCATTACCGATGATGATGCCATGAAGGCCGGATTGGAACTTTGTAAACTGGAAGGTATAATCCCAGCCATAGAAACTTCACATGCCTTGGCCATTTTCGAAGAAAGGAAATTCAATCCAGATGACGTGGTGGTGGTCAACCTATCCGGGCGAGGAGATAAGGATTTACAGAATTATATTGATTATTTCAGACTCTAG
- the trpA gene encoding tryptophan synthase subunit alpha: MNRIKQKLQEDKKILSIYFSAGYPNLNDTVKIIQDLEKNGVDLIEIGLPFSDPLADGPTIQESSTAALKNGMNTDLLFEQLKDIRKSVSIPLILMGYFNPVLQYGVEAFCAKCEEIGVDGLILPDLPLDVYKEEYEIIFKKHGLINVFLITPQTSNERIKAIDDASEGFIYMVSSASTTGTKQGFGPDQTNYFNRIAQMDLKNPQIVGFGISNAETFGQATQHAKGAIIGSAFIKHLTKNGVDKIDHFVKQIR; the protein is encoded by the coding sequence ATGAACAGAATCAAACAAAAACTACAGGAGGACAAAAAAATCCTTTCCATATATTTTTCAGCTGGTTACCCCAATTTGAACGATACCGTAAAGATTATCCAAGATTTGGAAAAGAACGGTGTCGACCTCATTGAAATCGGGCTTCCCTTTAGCGACCCTTTGGCCGATGGACCTACCATACAAGAAAGTTCCACGGCTGCCCTAAAAAATGGAATGAACACTGACCTGCTTTTTGAGCAATTGAAAGACATCCGCAAATCGGTGTCCATACCGTTGATTTTAATGGGATATTTTAATCCAGTCCTCCAATATGGAGTGGAAGCGTTTTGTGCAAAATGTGAGGAAATTGGGGTCGATGGGCTTATTCTTCCCGATCTACCGTTGGATGTGTACAAAGAAGAATATGAAATCATCTTTAAAAAACATGGATTGATCAACGTTTTTCTTATTACACCACAAACCAGCAACGAGCGCATAAAAGCGATCGACGATGCATCCGAAGGTTTTATTTATATGGTGAGCTCGGCAAGTACCACAGGAACAAAGCAAGGTTTTGGTCCCGATCAGACCAACTATTTTAATCGCATAGCACAAATGGACCTTAAAAATCCGCAGATCGTTGGCTTTGGTATCAGCAATGCCGAGACATTTGGGCAAGCTACCCAACACGCAAAAGGTGCGATCATTGGTTCGGCCTTTATAAAACACCTAACAAAAAATGGAGTGGACAAGATTGATCACTTTGTAAAGCAAATTCGTTAA